One region of Thiorhodovibrio frisius genomic DNA includes:
- a CDS encoding DegT/DnrJ/EryC1/StrS family aminotransferase yields the protein MQFSIPFSGRAHLYTDEEIALVAATARESVPLTQGYYLNAFESAFKIYTGAKHAFAVSNATAALEMAAQLCLFQPGDEVIVPAHTFTASAYPFVKQGARIVWADFHPATRVITADTIAACLTARTKAIVVVHLYGYGADMPAIMALARQHGLLVIEDAAQALGVRIQEHHAGTFGDFGAFSFHSHKNLSTLGEGGMLTVQEDGIAALIPMLRHNGHCGFADQREDYWIPAMGNVDLPEWRGYSLMPNNVCLGEVECALGAKLLERADRINREKRERALAVIAALSDIPELTFHCVTNERHNYHLLVARIAHGWRDAFIRTMANQHRIQCIVQYCPLYRYPLYRKLGFGAATCPNTDDFFDNMVSFPFHHALLPQDLETIVSATRGTIETLRTQ from the coding sequence ATGCAATTTTCAATTCCTTTTAGCGGTCGCGCACATCTCTACACGGATGAAGAGATCGCGCTCGTTGCCGCCACGGCGCGGGAATCCGTGCCGCTAACACAAGGCTATTACTTGAATGCCTTCGAGTCCGCGTTCAAGATATATACCGGTGCCAAGCATGCCTTTGCCGTTTCCAACGCCACTGCAGCGCTGGAGATGGCCGCCCAACTTTGTCTGTTCCAACCCGGCGACGAGGTCATCGTTCCCGCACATACGTTCACCGCTTCAGCCTATCCGTTTGTGAAACAAGGCGCTCGCATTGTTTGGGCGGACTTCCACCCGGCTACCCGCGTTATCACCGCCGACACCATCGCGGCTTGCCTAACAGCGCGAACCAAAGCCATTGTCGTGGTGCATCTCTATGGCTACGGGGCTGACATGCCCGCGATCATGGCGCTTGCCCGTCAACATGGATTGCTTGTTATTGAGGATGCCGCGCAAGCACTTGGCGTTCGCATTCAAGAACATCATGCGGGTACGTTTGGCGACTTTGGTGCTTTTTCTTTCCATTCGCACAAAAACCTCTCCACGCTTGGCGAGGGTGGCATGCTCACCGTTCAGGAAGACGGCATTGCTGCCCTGATTCCCATGCTGCGCCACAATGGTCATTGCGGTTTTGCTGATCAACGCGAGGATTATTGGATTCCCGCCATGGGCAATGTTGATCTTCCCGAATGGCGTGGATACTCTCTTATGCCCAACAATGTTTGCCTGGGAGAGGTCGAATGTGCGCTCGGCGCCAAATTGCTCGAACGTGCCGATCGGATCAATCGCGAAAAACGCGAACGGGCGCTGGCTGTTATCGCAGCACTGTCCGACATTCCCGAACTAACCTTTCATTGCGTAACAAACGAGCGCCATAACTACCATTTGCTCGTTGCGCGTATCGCTCATGGTTGGCGCGACGCTTTTATCCGCACGATGGCGAATCAACATCGCATCCAATGCATTGTGCAATATTGCCCACTCTACCGCTATCCGCTTTACCGAAAACTCGGCTTTGGTGCCGCCACCTGCCCCAATACCGATGACTTTTTCGATAACATGGTTTCCTTCCCCTTTCACCATGCGCTTTTACCCCAGGATCTGGAAACCATTGTCAGCGCAACACGCGGCACCATCGAAACGCTGCGCACTCAATAA
- a CDS encoding cytidylyltransferase domain-containing protein: MKIVGIVQARMGATRLPNKMMLCLHGYPVVEWVFKRVSQASTLDALIFALPTTAADDLLADYLTGLGATVARGSETDVLSRFHSAANAAEATAVVRVCADNPLVSATEIDRLVGFYRQGGHRYAYNHIPKGNSYPNGLGAEIASMELLDGLHREATSTKHREHIFSYLWDQLEKGDHPPGTIDPSDKRLAHPELSLDLDTMDDYRRLLALDLYPEMSAIEIVNAALHIKHGTLNGTKFS, encoded by the coding sequence ATGAAAATTGTCGGCATCGTCCAGGCTCGCATGGGAGCAACCCGTCTGCCAAATAAAATGATGCTTTGCTTGCATGGCTATCCGGTAGTGGAATGGGTATTTAAACGGGTGAGTCAGGCATCAACGCTTGATGCACTCATCTTTGCGCTGCCCACGACCGCTGCCGACGATCTGCTCGCCGATTATTTAACAGGACTGGGAGCAACGGTTGCCCGTGGTTCGGAGACGGATGTCCTCAGCCGTTTTCACAGCGCTGCCAACGCGGCAGAGGCGACAGCCGTGGTGCGCGTCTGCGCGGATAACCCGCTTGTTTCCGCCACGGAAATTGACCGATTAGTTGGGTTTTATCGGCAAGGTGGCCATCGCTATGCTTACAATCATATCCCAAAAGGTAACAGTTATCCCAATGGTCTTGGTGCCGAAATTGCTTCCATGGAATTATTGGATGGGCTGCATCGCGAGGCAACCTCGACAAAGCATCGCGAACACATATTTTCTTATTTATGGGATCAACTCGAAAAAGGCGATCATCCACCCGGTACCATCGATCCTTCCGACAAACGTTTAGCTCATCCGGAATTGTCATTGGATCTTGACACAATGGATGATTATCGGCGGTTGCTGGCGCTTGATCTGTATCCAGAGATGTCAGCAATCGAAATTGTTAATGCTGCCCTGCATATAAAGCACGGTACGCTCAATGGAACCAAGTTTAGCTGA
- a CDS encoding N-acetylneuraminate synthase family protein has translation MKLTEIIVSPNAKTPFPTPPYLIAEAGVNHEGNMDLAYRLINEAKEGGADAIKFQTYKAETLAAKESPAYWDLTQEPTPSQYELFQKYDKFWKTEYEALARHCQTVGIEFLSTPFDLASARFLNDLMSVFKIASSDLNNKPLIDALCSYGKPILLSTGAAHLWEIEQTLSWIDTQGNPVALLHCILNYPTEDSNANLAMIPTLARKFPERVIGYSDHTLPKDMKTLEVATLLGAQILEKHFTYDKTRPGNDHYHAMDKADLQRFHGRMNRLLPLLGNPRKQPLPSEAPARAYARRSLVAARAIPAGKRIDPADLTWKRPATGIDPRDYDQLLGQMAAVEIAADHILQWNLFRD, from the coding sequence GTGAAACTTACCGAAATCATTGTATCCCCAAATGCGAAAACACCCTTTCCAACCCCCCCTTATCTGATCGCCGAAGCCGGCGTCAATCACGAGGGCAACATGGATCTGGCTTACCGTCTGATTAACGAAGCCAAGGAAGGCGGCGCCGACGCCATCAAATTTCAAACCTACAAGGCCGAAACCCTGGCCGCGAAAGAGTCGCCCGCATATTGGGATCTTACCCAGGAGCCGACCCCCAGCCAATACGAATTGTTTCAAAAATACGATAAATTCTGGAAAACCGAATACGAGGCACTGGCTCGGCATTGCCAAACCGTCGGCATCGAATTCTTGAGCACCCCATTCGATCTGGCCTCGGCGCGCTTTCTCAACGACCTGATGAGTGTTTTTAAGATCGCCTCCTCTGATCTCAACAACAAACCCCTGATCGACGCGCTATGCAGTTATGGCAAACCGATATTGCTCTCCACTGGTGCTGCCCACCTGTGGGAAATCGAGCAGACGTTGAGTTGGATTGATACACAAGGAAACCCGGTCGCATTGCTCCACTGCATCCTGAACTACCCAACCGAGGATAGCAATGCCAATCTCGCGATGATTCCAACATTAGCTCGCAAATTCCCCGAACGGGTCATCGGCTATTCCGATCACACGCTGCCCAAGGACATGAAAACCCTGGAAGTCGCCACATTGCTGGGCGCCCAAATTCTGGAAAAGCACTTCACCTATGATAAAACCCGACCCGGCAACGATCACTACCATGCGATGGACAAGGCCGATCTTCAACGCTTTCATGGTCGAATGAATCGCCTGTTACCGCTGCTCGGCAATCCGCGTAAACAACCACTTCCCAGCGAAGCACCCGCGCGCGCCTACGCGCGCCGCAGCCTGGTCGCCGCCCGTGCCATTCCGGCGGGAAAGCGTATCGATCCCGCCGATCTGACCTGGAAGCGCCCTGCCACCGGTATCGACCCGCGCGACTATGATCAACTCCTCGGGCAAATGGCCGCCGTGGAGATCGCCGCCGACCACATTCTCCAATGGAACCTGTTTCGTGACTGA
- a CDS encoding DUF4910 domain-containing protein, giving the protein MTDRTALIDRYLKRLFPITRSLTGPGNRETLRILQEIAPLAIKEYPSGTPVYDWIIPPEWQVRDAYITNRHGQRIVDFQASNLHLVSYSEAIDATLDFAELTPHLHVHPSLPTAIPYRTSYYQRDWGFCLTQDQYRQLEEAGTDLHVRIDSAVDAQGSLTVGELLIPGELKQEILISTYICHPSLANDNLSGMVLTAFLAQALLESRKLQHSYRIIFVPETIGAIAYCAMNEAAMKRIDTGLVVTTVGGPGAFGYKQSFDPDHPINALIEETFHATDTEFIRYPFDIHGSDERQYSSQGFRINVATITKDKYYEYDVYHSSLDNLAFISADAVGQSLTLYMSLIQHLDANQCYRNRYPNCETMLSKHALYPTIGGCLLPRQLDRTELNWILWLLFWCDGQRSLHQIAQQLEVPMRVLLPAVERLLAKGLLERVAE; this is encoded by the coding sequence GTGACTGATCGCACAGCGTTGATCGACCGCTATCTAAAGCGGCTCTTTCCCATTACCCGCAGTCTCACCGGGCCGGGAAATCGCGAGACGCTGCGCATTTTGCAGGAAATCGCGCCGCTTGCCATCAAGGAATATCCCTCGGGAACTCCCGTCTATGACTGGATCATTCCCCCCGAATGGCAGGTGCGGGATGCTTATATCACGAATCGGCATGGTCAGCGTATAGTGGACTTCCAAGCCAGCAACCTCCACCTGGTCAGCTACAGCGAAGCAATCGACGCCACCCTCGATTTTGCCGAACTGACACCGCATCTGCATGTTCACCCCAGCCTGCCTACCGCAATTCCATATCGAACCAGTTACTATCAACGCGATTGGGGATTTTGTCTCACCCAGGATCAATACCGGCAGCTTGAAGAGGCAGGCACGGATCTGCATGTGCGCATCGACAGTGCCGTTGATGCCCAGGGTAGCCTGACTGTGGGTGAACTGCTGATCCCTGGCGAACTGAAGCAAGAAATTTTGATCTCCACTTACATCTGTCATCCGTCGCTGGCTAATGACAACCTCAGCGGCATGGTGCTAACGGCATTTCTCGCCCAGGCGTTGCTGGAATCACGCAAATTACAGCACAGTTACCGAATCATTTTCGTTCCCGAAACCATTGGCGCCATCGCTTATTGCGCCATGAACGAAGCTGCCATGAAGCGCATTGACACCGGTCTGGTCGTCACCACCGTTGGCGGTCCCGGTGCTTTTGGTTACAAGCAAAGCTTCGATCCCGATCATCCGATCAATGCCCTGATTGAAGAAACCTTTCATGCGACCGATACAGAGTTTATTCGCTATCCATTTGACATTCACGGCAGCGACGAGCGCCAATATTCTTCGCAAGGCTTTCGCATCAATGTGGCAACAATTACCAAAGATAAGTACTACGAATACGATGTTTACCATAGCTCCCTGGATAATCTCGCGTTCATCTCCGCAGACGCAGTTGGACAATCTCTGACATTGTATATGTCGTTAATTCAGCATCTCGATGCCAACCAGTGTTATCGTAATCGTTATCCAAACTGCGAGACAATGCTCTCCAAGCACGCGCTTTATCCCACAATCGGCGGCTGCCTGCTACCCCGGCAATTGGATCGCACCGAACTAAATTGGATACTCTGGCTCTTGTTTTGGTGCGACGGTCAACGTTCTCTGCACCAAATCGCCCAACAACTGGAAGTGCCCATGCGTGTTCTCCTGCCTGCGGTGGAAAGGCTCTTGGCCAAAGGCTTGTTGGAACGGGTTGCCGAATGA
- a CDS encoding class I SAM-dependent methyltransferase yields MPSSDYHDYVIKNGKLIGAFDAMYQHAADIPWHQDRTAHAIFSEIDLAILAHFQRRFGLMTILEVGCGLGYFAERLHRKLGGGGGVQIVGMDISATAVDKAKSLFPEIEFQVVDLLGVNMLTNARTFDLVIAKEIFWYFLADVEQCCANMASLSHQYLYFSQSFPESSSFFGSDRFPNAIALEKFLSQRFETLHITIERDAQFGGRELLHCFAQKHSAK; encoded by the coding sequence ATGCCAAGTAGCGACTATCACGATTATGTTATCAAAAATGGCAAGCTGATCGGCGCATTTGATGCCATGTACCAGCATGCCGCCGACATTCCCTGGCATCAGGATCGCACAGCGCACGCGATTTTTTCGGAGATTGATCTCGCGATTTTGGCACACTTTCAGCGCCGTTTCGGATTAATGACGATACTTGAAGTGGGATGTGGACTCGGCTATTTCGCCGAGCGGTTGCACCGTAAACTTGGGGGGGGGGGGGGGGTACAAATAGTCGGTATGGATATCTCGGCAACTGCGGTTGACAAGGCAAAATCCCTGTTTCCTGAAATTGAATTTCAGGTTGTCGATCTGCTTGGTGTCAATATGCTCACCAACGCCCGAACATTTGACTTGGTCATCGCCAAAGAAATTTTCTGGTATTTCCTTGCCGATGTTGAGCAATGTTGTGCCAACATGGCCAGTCTTTCGCATCAATATCTGTATTTTTCGCAATCCTTTCCGGAATCTTCATCCTTTTTTGGCAGCGATCGATTTCCGAACGCGATCGCACTGGAAAAATTTTTATCCCAGCGATTTGAGACGCTGCACATCACGATTGAACGTGATGCCCAGTTTGGGGGAAGGGAACTCTTACATTGTTTTGCCCAAAAGCATTCAGCCAAATGA
- a CDS encoding radical SAM/SPASM domain-containing protein, whose protein sequence is MITPRYIPINKGHFDLDTPERIGEFHRKLASGWENDYADYRQLWKELPQKQVIRDYPLLVDLELASACNLKCPMCYTITPAFKNTVKKGFMDYALFTEIVDEIADHIYALRLSFRGEPTLHKRFLDCLRYAKQRGIREVSMLTNGAFLEADFFQEMAHAGMDWITISVDGTDEEYNRIRYPLTFADTLRRIEEIHDFKQRHDLTKPVIKVQGVWPAIRPNPTQYYETLAPVTDLVAYNPLIDYLREDADILYEDKFSCPQLYQRIVVGSDGQVLMCSNDEDNDHVVGNANRQTIHQVWHGDKLNSIREVHKITNEFKKMKACRQCYYPRTAKPNEIAEVSGRRIKIENYINRVQIIR, encoded by the coding sequence ATGATAACTCCTCGTTATATTCCAATCAATAAAGGGCATTTTGACCTAGATACTCCGGAGCGGATTGGCGAATTCCATCGCAAACTTGCCAGCGGCTGGGAAAATGACTATGCAGACTACCGGCAGTTATGGAAGGAACTGCCCCAAAAGCAAGTGATTCGCGATTATCCGTTGTTGGTGGATTTGGAACTGGCCTCCGCATGCAACTTAAAATGTCCGATGTGTTATACCATCACCCCGGCATTTAAAAACACAGTGAAAAAGGGGTTTATGGATTATGCCTTGTTTACCGAAATTGTCGATGAAATTGCCGATCATATTTATGCTCTTCGCTTAAGTTTTCGCGGTGAACCAACACTCCATAAACGATTTCTCGACTGCCTGCGGTATGCCAAGCAACGCGGGATCCGTGAAGTGTCCATGTTGACGAACGGCGCTTTTCTTGAAGCCGATTTTTTTCAAGAAATGGCTCATGCCGGGATGGACTGGATTACCATTTCTGTCGATGGGACAGATGAGGAATATAACCGGATCCGCTACCCACTCACTTTTGCCGATACCTTGCGTCGAATCGAGGAAATCCACGACTTCAAGCAACGGCATGACTTAACGAAACCTGTAATAAAAGTACAAGGCGTTTGGCCAGCGATACGTCCAAACCCAACGCAATATTATGAAACCTTAGCGCCGGTCACAGACCTTGTCGCCTATAATCCACTAATCGACTATTTGCGAGAAGATGCCGACATTCTTTACGAAGACAAGTTTTCCTGCCCACAGCTTTATCAGCGAATCGTTGTTGGCAGCGATGGGCAAGTGTTGATGTGTTCTAATGATGAAGATAACGATCACGTTGTCGGCAATGCGAATCGACAAACAATCCATCAGGTTTGGCATGGCGACAAGCTTAATTCAATTCGTGAAGTACACAAAATTACCAATGAATTTAAGAAAATGAAAGCTTGTCGCCAATGTTATTACCCGCGAACGGCTAAGCCAAATGAGATTGCCGAAGTGTCCGGTCGAAGGATCAAAATAGAAAATTACATCAATCGTGTCCAGATAATTCGATAA
- a CDS encoding LIC12162 family transferase, which produces MPGAYWDKAKVSEALSDIESIRCRALIYFKEILNEFQGVNQSIEYYDMIAGSWLEHFVHVVYASALADADAAERENGTCSVPICINHDSFLNQLTDETFHISLGKNIRALQTRNAAINAWIFCPVKAAAKEPIAKTVRPAKIDRIVHRLKSDAKKIAQSAHQLSKRNFRIIERRPGSPAVLFVQPYFKAAPNDIDDVKNRWRHWARFDDLRYSIQVATVIDSRWRKEKASHALPAASIIDIVKVLLPLYIPIVLLEGLSEYRNTLFKLPVAMVRPKVLYSANALHNNLSFNLLAAEWCREGTRLFYHQHGGGYGIDQINIPEEVEVRVASRFFTWGWSRDEKKVSPLRPPMPHAPQRKRNVVLLNCVNYPKSVYRIQYQPMPGTIENMHRQTLDLLAQIKYLKNLLVRPYFNDYGWGFANAMRKAAPNADFDDRSVSSFVRFAQSRLVIHNYLGTSYLETLALNIPTICFYDDNIYCFRDAAIPYMDALEAVGILHRSGRSAANMVNDIARAPESWWQSSEVQSARQAFIENYANFSMEWKQEWPDFFHKMLGD; this is translated from the coding sequence ATGCCGGGGGCGTATTGGGATAAAGCTAAAGTATCTGAAGCTCTCTCAGATATTGAGTCAATTCGTTGTCGCGCTTTAATTTATTTTAAGGAAATTTTGAATGAGTTCCAGGGAGTTAATCAGTCGATAGAATATTATGATATGATTGCTGGCAGTTGGCTTGAACATTTTGTACATGTTGTCTATGCATCTGCTTTAGCGGATGCAGACGCGGCTGAGCGAGAAAATGGAACGTGCTCGGTTCCAATTTGCATTAACCATGATTCGTTTTTAAACCAACTAACCGATGAGACGTTTCACATCTCGCTGGGGAAAAATATCAGAGCACTGCAAACGCGCAATGCAGCAATTAACGCTTGGATTTTTTGCCCAGTAAAAGCGGCGGCAAAAGAACCAATAGCGAAAACAGTTAGGCCTGCCAAAATCGATAGAATAGTACATCGCTTGAAATCAGATGCTAAAAAAATTGCGCAATCCGCACATCAACTTTCTAAACGAAATTTTCGCATAATAGAAAGGCGTCCTGGTTCTCCTGCCGTTTTGTTCGTTCAACCCTACTTTAAAGCGGCTCCAAACGATATTGACGATGTCAAAAATCGATGGCGACACTGGGCGCGTTTTGATGATTTACGCTATTCCATTCAAGTGGCAACGGTAATTGATTCGCGTTGGCGGAAGGAAAAAGCGAGTCACGCCTTACCGGCAGCGAGTATCATCGATATTGTTAAAGTGTTATTGCCTCTCTACATTCCGATTGTCTTGCTTGAAGGATTAAGCGAGTATCGCAATACGCTTTTTAAGCTGCCAGTTGCGATGGTGCGTCCAAAGGTGCTTTATAGTGCAAATGCATTGCATAACAACCTGTCATTCAATCTATTGGCAGCAGAGTGGTGTCGAGAAGGGACGCGATTATTCTACCACCAGCACGGTGGTGGTTATGGCATCGATCAGATAAATATACCAGAAGAAGTTGAAGTGAGGGTCGCGAGTCGGTTCTTCACATGGGGCTGGTCTCGGGATGAAAAGAAGGTAAGCCCGCTTCGGCCCCCGATGCCTCATGCACCTCAAAGAAAACGAAATGTTGTATTATTAAATTGCGTAAATTATCCGAAAAGCGTGTATCGTATTCAATATCAGCCAATGCCTGGCACAATCGAAAATATGCATCGCCAAACCCTGGATTTACTCGCTCAGATTAAGTATTTGAAAAATTTGTTGGTGCGTCCCTATTTTAATGATTATGGCTGGGGCTTTGCGAATGCGATGCGCAAAGCAGCACCAAATGCCGACTTTGATGATCGATCTGTATCGAGTTTCGTGCGATTCGCGCAAAGTCGCTTGGTCATTCACAATTATCTTGGCACGAGTTATCTGGAAACATTAGCCTTGAATATTCCAACCATCTGTTTTTACGACGATAACATTTATTGTTTCCGCGATGCCGCAATACCCTATATGGATGCGTTAGAAGCGGTTGGTATTCTTCATCGCTCCGGAAGATCAGCAGCTAATATGGTCAACGACATCGCTCGTGCGCCGGAGTCCTGGTGGCAAAGCAGCGAGGTACAATCAGCGCGACAGGCTTTTATTGAAAATTACGCGAACTTTTCGATGGAATGGAAACAGGAATGGCCTGATTTTTTTCACAAGATGTTGGGTGACTAG
- a CDS encoding phosphoglycerate dehydrogenase: MEAAGIAYTFNPLGRKLKEAELAGMVADVDALIAGTEPITDRVMAAAPKLKLISRVGIGLDSVDLLAAERRGIQVSYSPEAPGPAVAELTIGLMLALLRHVHVANAQLHRGEWQRYFGRRIPELTIGVIGVGRIGGRVLRRLAAFGTPRILVNDLTPKPHVADQLKLEWVDKETIYREADVISLHLPLTAQTKNMIRNAQLQQMKPDAVILNTARGGIVNEQDLARVLSAGHLAGAAIDVFEQEPYAGELAGIERCLLTAHMGSMSVDCRTKMEIEATEEVVRLFTGQPLMKRVPEEEYAVQRQGL; the protein is encoded by the coding sequence TTGGAAGCCGCCGGTATTGCCTATACGTTCAACCCGTTGGGGCGCAAGCTCAAGGAAGCCGAACTGGCCGGGATGGTGGCCGATGTCGATGCCCTGATTGCCGGCACCGAACCGATTACGGATCGGGTTATGGCCGCCGCGCCAAAACTGAAACTGATTTCGCGTGTGGGGATCGGTCTCGATAGCGTCGATCTGCTTGCGGCGGAGCGACGCGGTATCCAGGTCAGCTACAGCCCGGAAGCCCCTGGGCCGGCGGTGGCGGAACTGACCATCGGCCTGATGCTGGCGCTCTTGCGGCATGTGCATGTTGCAAATGCCCAACTGCACCGGGGCGAATGGCAGCGGTATTTTGGACGCCGCATTCCGGAGTTAACGATCGGGGTGATCGGCGTTGGACGGATCGGCGGTCGCGTGCTGCGGCGTTTGGCGGCATTCGGGACACCCCGGATACTGGTCAACGATCTTACGCCAAAACCGCATGTGGCAGATCAACTCAAGTTGGAATGGGTCGATAAGGAAACCATTTACCGGGAGGCCGATGTCATCAGTCTGCACTTGCCCTTGACCGCACAAACAAAAAATATGATTCGCAACGCGCAACTTCAACAAATGAAGCCGGATGCCGTTATCCTCAATACTGCCCGCGGCGGCATTGTCAACGAGCAGGATCTGGCGCGGGTCCTCAGCGCAGGACATCTCGCGGGTGCGGCGATCGATGTGTTTGAACAGGAACCTTACGCCGGCGAACTGGCGGGTATCGAGCGTTGTCTCTTGACCGCACACATGGGATCGATGTCTGTCGATTGCCGCACCAAAATGGAAATTGAGGCTACCGAGGAAGTGGTACGCCTGTTCACAGGACAGCCGCTGATGAAACGGGTACCAGAGGAAGAATATGCTGTTCAGCGGCAAGGACTCTGA
- a CDS encoding NAD-dependent epimerase/dehydratase family protein translates to MIKVCVFGGAGFLGSHVADALSDKGYAVRIFDRQDSRWRRDDQDVVIGDLLDKKAVTAAVAGCQVVYNFAALADLDAGLNDPLETIRINILGNAHVMEACRHHDVQRFFYASSVYVFSRQGGFYRCSKQASEHYVEEYQRAYGLNYTILRYGSLYGPRSGTNNGLYRMVKDALETGKLCYTGSPESTREYIHVEDAARASVTALGDDAFINQSVVLTGHEPMRVLDMLKMLAEILGIVDGVEFVAGEQTGHYVRTPYAYQPKLGRKYIPPLHVDLGQGLIQLMEYIRHEKGMA, encoded by the coding sequence ATGATCAAAGTCTGCGTTTTTGGCGGTGCCGGGTTTCTTGGCAGCCATGTTGCCGATGCCTTGAGCGATAAAGGCTATGCGGTGCGGATTTTTGATCGCCAGGATTCGCGCTGGCGGCGCGATGATCAAGATGTAGTGATCGGCGATTTATTAGACAAAAAAGCGGTAACTGCTGCTGTAGCCGGGTGTCAAGTCGTTTACAATTTTGCTGCCTTGGCTGATCTGGATGCAGGCTTAAACGACCCGCTCGAAACGATCCGCATCAATATCCTTGGCAATGCGCATGTCATGGAGGCCTGTCGGCATCATGACGTACAACGATTCTTCTATGCTAGTTCAGTGTATGTATTTAGCCGTCAAGGCGGCTTTTACCGTTGCAGTAAGCAAGCATCGGAGCATTATGTTGAGGAGTATCAGCGTGCTTATGGTTTGAACTACACGATTTTACGTTATGGCTCACTCTATGGCCCTCGCTCCGGTACCAATAACGGTCTTTACCGAATGGTTAAGGATGCCCTGGAAACAGGGAAGCTTTGTTATACCGGCAGTCCGGAGAGTACGCGCGAATATATTCATGTCGAGGATGCCGCACGCGCCAGCGTAACGGCCCTTGGCGATGATGCATTTATCAATCAAAGTGTCGTGCTGACAGGGCATGAGCCTATGCGCGTGCTTGATATGCTGAAAATGCTTGCTGAAATTCTTGGAATTGTCGATGGTGTTGAATTTGTCGCGGGAGAGCAGACGGGGCATTATGTACGTACCCCTTATGCTTATCAGCCGAAGCTGGGTCGGAAATATATTCCCCCTTTGCATGTGGATCTCGGGCAGGGGTTGATTCAGCTAATGGAATATATTCGCCATGAGAAAGGGATGGCTTAA
- a CDS encoding class I SAM-dependent methyltransferase — protein sequence MRDTIKWLDKSALSQIDTQKYWNDLEIEKTKEWWITDGNYEKLFDYLQRSGLMAEYSKSEQYIPKSKPLKVADLAAGTGWTCALLSKLGNISEIHAVEISKHRLDLFEHSFRMFDGQIDKVYRYLGSFYDLKFRDASMDIVYLSQAFHHAQHPLQLLQECDRILKKKGLIILVGEHCIPLKKVFLKMIGSLKKGHLKFQFSSLFPLDPVLGDHYYTDLHYRVMFFKYGYKLKRVRALKKSIYIASKVLA from the coding sequence ATGCGTGACACTATTAAATGGCTTGATAAAAGTGCACTTTCGCAAATAGATACGCAAAAGTATTGGAATGATTTGGAGATCGAGAAAACGAAAGAATGGTGGATCACCGATGGTAATTATGAAAAATTATTTGATTATTTGCAGCGTTCTGGGTTGATGGCGGAATATTCAAAATCAGAACAATATATTCCAAAAAGCAAACCGCTAAAAGTTGCTGATTTAGCTGCAGGCACAGGCTGGACTTGCGCTTTATTATCGAAGTTGGGCAATATCTCAGAAATACATGCAGTTGAAATTTCTAAACATCGATTGGATCTTTTCGAACATTCTTTTAGGATGTTTGATGGTCAAATCGATAAAGTTTACCGGTATCTTGGTAGTTTTTATGATTTAAAGTTTCGCGATGCCAGCATGGATATCGTTTATCTATCTCAAGCATTTCACCATGCGCAACATCCATTGCAATTACTGCAAGAGTGTGACCGAATCTTAAAGAAAAAAGGGCTTATTATTCTTGTTGGGGAGCATTGCATTCCTTTAAAAAAAGTTTTTTTGAAAATGATTGGGAGCCTCAAGAAAGGCCATTTAAAGTTTCAGTTTTCCAGCTTATTTCCTCTGGATCCAGTCTTGGGCGATCATTATTATACCGATTTGCATTATCGGGTCATGTTTTTTAAATACGGTTATAAGCTAAAACGTGTAAGAGCATTGAAGAAATCAATTTACATTGCCAGCAAAGTGTTGGCATAA